From Pan paniscus chromosome 9, NHGRI_mPanPan1-v2.0_pri, whole genome shotgun sequence, the proteins below share one genomic window:
- the CELF1 gene encoding CUGBP Elav-like family member 1 isoform X2 — translation MAAFKLDFLPEMMVDHCSLNSSPVSKKMNGTLDHPDQPDLDAIKMFVGQVPRTWSEKDLRELFEQYGAVYEINVLRDRSQNPPQSKGCCFVTFYTRKAALEAQNALHNMKVLPGMHHPIQMKPADSEKNNAVEDRKLFIGMISKKCTENDIRVMFSSFGQIEECRILRGPDGLSRGCAFVTFTTRAMAQTAIKAMHQAQTMEGCSSPMVVKFADTQKDKEQKRMAQQLQQQMQQISAASVWGNLAGLNTLGPQYLALYLQLLQQTASSGNLNTLSSLHPMGGLNAMQLQNLAALAAAASAAQNTPSGTNALTTSSSPLSVLTSSGSSPSSSSSNSVNPIASLGALQTLAGATAGLNVGSLAGMAALNGGLGSSGLSNGTGSTMEALTQAYSGIQQYAAAALPTLYNQNLLTQQSIGAAGSQKEGPEGANLFIYHLPQEFGDQDLLQMFMPFGNVVSAKVFIDKQTNLSKCFGFVSYDNPVSAQAAIQSMNGFQIGMKRLKVQLKRSKNDSKPY, via the exons ATGGCTGCGTTTAAGTTGGATTTCCTTCCAGAAATGATGGTGGATCATTGCTCTTTGAATTCCAGTCCCGT CTCAAAGAAAATGAACGGCACCCTGGACCACCCAGACCAACCAGATCTTGATGCTATCAAGATGTTTGTGGGCCAGGTTCCAAGGACCTGGTCTGAAAAGGACTTGCGGGAACTCTTCGAACAGTATGGTGCTGTATATGAAATCAACGTCCTAAGGGATAGGAGCCAAAACCCTCCTCAGAGCAAAG GGTGCTGTTTTGTTACATTTTACACCCGTAAAGCTGCATTAGAAGCTCAGAATGCTCTTCACAACATGAAAGTCCTCCCAGGG atgCATCACCCTATACAGATGAAACCTGCTGACAGTGAGAAGAACAATG CAGTGGAAGACAGGAAGCTGTTTATTGGTATGATTTCCAAGAAGTGCACTGAAAATGACATCCGAGTCATGTTCTCTTCGTTTGGACAGATTGAAGAATGCCGGATATTGCGGGGACCTGATGGCCTGAGCCGAG GTTGTGCATTTGTGACTTTTACAACAAGAGCCATGGCACAGACGGCTATCAAGGCAATGCACCAAGCACAGACCATGGAG GGTTGCTCATCACCCATGGTGGTAAAATTTGCTGATACACAGAAGGACAAAGAACAGAAGAGAATGGCCCAGCAGCTCCAGCAGCAGATGCAGCAAATCAGCGCAGCATCTGTGTGGGGAAACCTTGCTGGTCTAAATACTCTTGGACCCCAGTATTTAGCA CTTTATTTGCAGCTCCTTCAGCAGACTGCCTCCTCTGGGAACCTCAACACCCTGAGCAGCCTCCACCCAATGGGAG GGTTGAATGCAATGCAGTTACAGAATTTGGCTGCACTAGCTGCTGCAGCTAGTGCAGCTCAGAACACACCAAGTGGTACCAATGCTCTCACTACATCCAGCAGTCCCCTCAGCGTGCTCACTAGTTCAG GGTCCTCACCTAGCTCTAGCAGCAGTAATTCTGTCAACCCCATAGCCTCACTTGGAGCCCTGCAGACATTAGCTGGAGCAACGGCTGGCCTCAATGTTGGCTCTTTGGCAG GAATGGCTGCTTTAAATGGTGGCCTGGGCAGCAGTGGCCTTTCCAATGGCACCGGGAGCACCATGGAGGCCCTCACTCAGGCCTACTCGGGTATCCAGCAATATGCTGCTGCTGCGCTCCCCACTCTGTACAACCAGAATCTTCTGACACAGCAGAGTATTGGTGCTGCTGGAAGCCAGAAGGAAG GTCCAGAGGGAGCCAACCTGTTCATCTACCACCTGCCCCAGGAGTTTGGTGATCAGGACCTGCTGCAGATGTTTATGCCCTTTGGGAATGTCGTGTCTGCCAAGGTTTTCATAGACAAGCAGACAAACCTGAGCAAGTGTTTTG GTTTTGTAAGTTACGACAATCCTGTTTCGGCCCAAGCTGCCATCCAGTCCATGAACGGCTTTCAGATTGGCATGAAGCGGCTTAAAGTGCAGCTCAAACGTTCGAAGAATGACAGCAAGCCCTACTGA
- the CELF1 gene encoding CUGBP Elav-like family member 1 isoform X1, protein MAAFKLDFLPEMMVDHCSLNSSPVSKKMNGTLDHPDQPDLDAIKMFVGQVPRTWSEKDLRELFEQYGAVYEINVLRDRSQNPPQSKGCCFVTFYTRKAALEAQNALHNMKVLPGMHHPIQMKPADSEKNNAVEDRKLFIGMISKKCTENDIRVMFSSFGQIEECRILRGPDGLSRGCAFVTFTTRAMAQTAIKAMHQAQTMEGCSSPMVVKFADTQKDKEQKRMAQQLQQQMQQISAASVWGNLAGLNTLGPQYLALYLQLLQQTASSGNLNTLSSLHPMGGLNAMQLQNLAALAAAASAAQNTPSGTNALTTSSSPLSVLTSSAGSSPSSSSSNSVNPIASLGALQTLAGATAGLNVGSLAGMAALNGGLGSSGLSNGTGSTMEALTQAYSGIQQYAAAALPTLYNQNLLTQQSIGAAGSQKEGPEGANLFIYHLPQEFGDQDLLQMFMPFGNVVSAKVFIDKQTNLSKCFGFVSYDNPVSAQAAIQSMNGFQIGMKRLKVQLKRSKNDSKPY, encoded by the exons ATGGCTGCGTTTAAGTTGGATTTCCTTCCAGAAATGATGGTGGATCATTGCTCTTTGAATTCCAGTCCCGT CTCAAAGAAAATGAACGGCACCCTGGACCACCCAGACCAACCAGATCTTGATGCTATCAAGATGTTTGTGGGCCAGGTTCCAAGGACCTGGTCTGAAAAGGACTTGCGGGAACTCTTCGAACAGTATGGTGCTGTATATGAAATCAACGTCCTAAGGGATAGGAGCCAAAACCCTCCTCAGAGCAAAG GGTGCTGTTTTGTTACATTTTACACCCGTAAAGCTGCATTAGAAGCTCAGAATGCTCTTCACAACATGAAAGTCCTCCCAGGG atgCATCACCCTATACAGATGAAACCTGCTGACAGTGAGAAGAACAATG CAGTGGAAGACAGGAAGCTGTTTATTGGTATGATTTCCAAGAAGTGCACTGAAAATGACATCCGAGTCATGTTCTCTTCGTTTGGACAGATTGAAGAATGCCGGATATTGCGGGGACCTGATGGCCTGAGCCGAG GTTGTGCATTTGTGACTTTTACAACAAGAGCCATGGCACAGACGGCTATCAAGGCAATGCACCAAGCACAGACCATGGAG GGTTGCTCATCACCCATGGTGGTAAAATTTGCTGATACACAGAAGGACAAAGAACAGAAGAGAATGGCCCAGCAGCTCCAGCAGCAGATGCAGCAAATCAGCGCAGCATCTGTGTGGGGAAACCTTGCTGGTCTAAATACTCTTGGACCCCAGTATTTAGCA CTTTATTTGCAGCTCCTTCAGCAGACTGCCTCCTCTGGGAACCTCAACACCCTGAGCAGCCTCCACCCAATGGGAG GGTTGAATGCAATGCAGTTACAGAATTTGGCTGCACTAGCTGCTGCAGCTAGTGCAGCTCAGAACACACCAAGTGGTACCAATGCTCTCACTACATCCAGCAGTCCCCTCAGCGTGCTCACTAGTTCAG CAGGGTCCTCACCTAGCTCTAGCAGCAGTAATTCTGTCAACCCCATAGCCTCACTTGGAGCCCTGCAGACATTAGCTGGAGCAACGGCTGGCCTCAATGTTGGCTCTTTGGCAG GAATGGCTGCTTTAAATGGTGGCCTGGGCAGCAGTGGCCTTTCCAATGGCACCGGGAGCACCATGGAGGCCCTCACTCAGGCCTACTCGGGTATCCAGCAATATGCTGCTGCTGCGCTCCCCACTCTGTACAACCAGAATCTTCTGACACAGCAGAGTATTGGTGCTGCTGGAAGCCAGAAGGAAG GTCCAGAGGGAGCCAACCTGTTCATCTACCACCTGCCCCAGGAGTTTGGTGATCAGGACCTGCTGCAGATGTTTATGCCCTTTGGGAATGTCGTGTCTGCCAAGGTTTTCATAGACAAGCAGACAAACCTGAGCAAGTGTTTTG GTTTTGTAAGTTACGACAATCCTGTTTCGGCCCAAGCTGCCATCCAGTCCATGAACGGCTTTCAGATTGGCATGAAGCGGCTTAAAGTGCAGCTCAAACGTTCGAAGAATGACAGCAAGCCCTACTGA
- the CELF1 gene encoding CUGBP Elav-like family member 1 isoform X7, translating into MNGTLDHPDQPDLDAIKMFVGQVPRTWSEKDLRELFEQYGAVYEINVLRDRSQNPPQSKGCCFVTFYTRKAALEAQNALHNMKVLPGMHHPIQMKPADSEKNNAVEDRKLFIGMISKKCTENDIRVMFSSFGQIEECRILRGPDGLSRGCAFVTFTTRAMAQTAIKAMHQAQTMEGCSSPMVVKFADTQKDKEQKRMAQQLQQQMQQISAASVWGNLAGLNTLGPQYLALLQQTASSGNLNTLSSLHPMGGLNAMQLQNLAALAAAASAAQNTPSGTNALTTSSSPLSVLTSSAGSSPSSSSSNSVNPIASLGALQTLAGATAGLNVGSLAGMAALNGGLGSSGLSNGTGSTMEALTQAYSGIQQYAAAALPTLYNQNLLTQQSIGAAGSQKEGPEGANLFIYHLPQEFGDQDLLQMFMPFGNVVSAKVFIDKQTNLSKCFGFVSYDNPVSAQAAIQSMNGFQIGMKRLKVQLKRSKNDSKPY; encoded by the exons ATGAACGGCACCCTGGACCACCCAGACCAACCAGATCTTGATGCTATCAAGATGTTTGTGGGCCAGGTTCCAAGGACCTGGTCTGAAAAGGACTTGCGGGAACTCTTCGAACAGTATGGTGCTGTATATGAAATCAACGTCCTAAGGGATAGGAGCCAAAACCCTCCTCAGAGCAAAG GGTGCTGTTTTGTTACATTTTACACCCGTAAAGCTGCATTAGAAGCTCAGAATGCTCTTCACAACATGAAAGTCCTCCCAGGG atgCATCACCCTATACAGATGAAACCTGCTGACAGTGAGAAGAACAATG CAGTGGAAGACAGGAAGCTGTTTATTGGTATGATTTCCAAGAAGTGCACTGAAAATGACATCCGAGTCATGTTCTCTTCGTTTGGACAGATTGAAGAATGCCGGATATTGCGGGGACCTGATGGCCTGAGCCGAG GTTGTGCATTTGTGACTTTTACAACAAGAGCCATGGCACAGACGGCTATCAAGGCAATGCACCAAGCACAGACCATGGAG GGTTGCTCATCACCCATGGTGGTAAAATTTGCTGATACACAGAAGGACAAAGAACAGAAGAGAATGGCCCAGCAGCTCCAGCAGCAGATGCAGCAAATCAGCGCAGCATCTGTGTGGGGAAACCTTGCTGGTCTAAATACTCTTGGACCCCAGTATTTAGCA CTCCTTCAGCAGACTGCCTCCTCTGGGAACCTCAACACCCTGAGCAGCCTCCACCCAATGGGAG GGTTGAATGCAATGCAGTTACAGAATTTGGCTGCACTAGCTGCTGCAGCTAGTGCAGCTCAGAACACACCAAGTGGTACCAATGCTCTCACTACATCCAGCAGTCCCCTCAGCGTGCTCACTAGTTCAG CAGGGTCCTCACCTAGCTCTAGCAGCAGTAATTCTGTCAACCCCATAGCCTCACTTGGAGCCCTGCAGACATTAGCTGGAGCAACGGCTGGCCTCAATGTTGGCTCTTTGGCAG GAATGGCTGCTTTAAATGGTGGCCTGGGCAGCAGTGGCCTTTCCAATGGCACCGGGAGCACCATGGAGGCCCTCACTCAGGCCTACTCGGGTATCCAGCAATATGCTGCTGCTGCGCTCCCCACTCTGTACAACCAGAATCTTCTGACACAGCAGAGTATTGGTGCTGCTGGAAGCCAGAAGGAAG GTCCAGAGGGAGCCAACCTGTTCATCTACCACCTGCCCCAGGAGTTTGGTGATCAGGACCTGCTGCAGATGTTTATGCCCTTTGGGAATGTCGTGTCTGCCAAGGTTTTCATAGACAAGCAGACAAACCTGAGCAAGTGTTTTG GTTTTGTAAGTTACGACAATCCTGTTTCGGCCCAAGCTGCCATCCAGTCCATGAACGGCTTTCAGATTGGCATGAAGCGGCTTAAAGTGCAGCTCAAACGTTCGAAGAATGACAGCAAGCCCTACTGA
- the CELF1 gene encoding CUGBP Elav-like family member 1 isoform X6 yields MNGTLDHPDQPDLDAIKMFVGQVPRTWSEKDLRELFEQYGAVYEINVLRDRSQNPPQSKGCCFVTFYTRKAALEAQNALHNMKVLPGMHHPIQMKPADSEKNNAVEDRKLFIGMISKKCTENDIRVMFSSFGQIEECRILRGPDGLSRGCAFVTFTTRAMAQTAIKAMHQAQTMEGCSSPMVVKFADTQKDKEQKRMAQQLQQQMQQISAASVWGNLAGLNTLGPQYLALYLQLLQQTASSGNLNTLSSLHPMGGLNAMQLQNLAALAAAASAAQNTPSGTNALTTSSSPLSVLTSSGSSPSSSSSNSVNPIASLGALQTLAGATAGLNVGSLAGMAALNGGLGSSGLSNGTGSTMEALTQAYSGIQQYAAAALPTLYNQNLLTQQSIGAAGSQKEGPEGANLFIYHLPQEFGDQDLLQMFMPFGNVVSAKVFIDKQTNLSKCFGFVSYDNPVSAQAAIQSMNGFQIGMKRLKVQLKRSKNDSKPY; encoded by the exons ATGAACGGCACCCTGGACCACCCAGACCAACCAGATCTTGATGCTATCAAGATGTTTGTGGGCCAGGTTCCAAGGACCTGGTCTGAAAAGGACTTGCGGGAACTCTTCGAACAGTATGGTGCTGTATATGAAATCAACGTCCTAAGGGATAGGAGCCAAAACCCTCCTCAGAGCAAAG GGTGCTGTTTTGTTACATTTTACACCCGTAAAGCTGCATTAGAAGCTCAGAATGCTCTTCACAACATGAAAGTCCTCCCAGGG atgCATCACCCTATACAGATGAAACCTGCTGACAGTGAGAAGAACAATG CAGTGGAAGACAGGAAGCTGTTTATTGGTATGATTTCCAAGAAGTGCACTGAAAATGACATCCGAGTCATGTTCTCTTCGTTTGGACAGATTGAAGAATGCCGGATATTGCGGGGACCTGATGGCCTGAGCCGAG GTTGTGCATTTGTGACTTTTACAACAAGAGCCATGGCACAGACGGCTATCAAGGCAATGCACCAAGCACAGACCATGGAG GGTTGCTCATCACCCATGGTGGTAAAATTTGCTGATACACAGAAGGACAAAGAACAGAAGAGAATGGCCCAGCAGCTCCAGCAGCAGATGCAGCAAATCAGCGCAGCATCTGTGTGGGGAAACCTTGCTGGTCTAAATACTCTTGGACCCCAGTATTTAGCA CTTTATTTGCAGCTCCTTCAGCAGACTGCCTCCTCTGGGAACCTCAACACCCTGAGCAGCCTCCACCCAATGGGAG GGTTGAATGCAATGCAGTTACAGAATTTGGCTGCACTAGCTGCTGCAGCTAGTGCAGCTCAGAACACACCAAGTGGTACCAATGCTCTCACTACATCCAGCAGTCCCCTCAGCGTGCTCACTAGTTCAG GGTCCTCACCTAGCTCTAGCAGCAGTAATTCTGTCAACCCCATAGCCTCACTTGGAGCCCTGCAGACATTAGCTGGAGCAACGGCTGGCCTCAATGTTGGCTCTTTGGCAG GAATGGCTGCTTTAAATGGTGGCCTGGGCAGCAGTGGCCTTTCCAATGGCACCGGGAGCACCATGGAGGCCCTCACTCAGGCCTACTCGGGTATCCAGCAATATGCTGCTGCTGCGCTCCCCACTCTGTACAACCAGAATCTTCTGACACAGCAGAGTATTGGTGCTGCTGGAAGCCAGAAGGAAG GTCCAGAGGGAGCCAACCTGTTCATCTACCACCTGCCCCAGGAGTTTGGTGATCAGGACCTGCTGCAGATGTTTATGCCCTTTGGGAATGTCGTGTCTGCCAAGGTTTTCATAGACAAGCAGACAAACCTGAGCAAGTGTTTTG GTTTTGTAAGTTACGACAATCCTGTTTCGGCCCAAGCTGCCATCCAGTCCATGAACGGCTTTCAGATTGGCATGAAGCGGCTTAAAGTGCAGCTCAAACGTTCGAAGAATGACAGCAAGCCCTACTGA
- the CELF1 gene encoding CUGBP Elav-like family member 1 isoform X4, translating into MAAFKLDFLPEMMVDHCSLNSSPVSKKMNGTLDHPDQPDLDAIKMFVGQVPRTWSEKDLRELFEQYGAVYEINVLRDRSQNPPQSKGCCFVTFYTRKAALEAQNALHNMKVLPGMHHPIQMKPADSEKNNAVEDRKLFIGMISKKCTENDIRVMFSSFGQIEECRILRGPDGLSRGCAFVTFTTRAMAQTAIKAMHQAQTMEGCSSPMVVKFADTQKDKEQKRMAQQLQQQMQQISAASVWGNLAGLNTLGPQYLALLQQTASSGNLNTLSSLHPMGGLNAMQLQNLAALAAAASAAQNTPSGTNALTTSSSPLSVLTSSGSSPSSSSSNSVNPIASLGALQTLAGATAGLNVGSLAGMAALNGGLGSSGLSNGTGSTMEALTQAYSGIQQYAAAALPTLYNQNLLTQQSIGAAGSQKEGPEGANLFIYHLPQEFGDQDLLQMFMPFGNVVSAKVFIDKQTNLSKCFGFVSYDNPVSAQAAIQSMNGFQIGMKRLKVQLKRSKNDSKPY; encoded by the exons ATGGCTGCGTTTAAGTTGGATTTCCTTCCAGAAATGATGGTGGATCATTGCTCTTTGAATTCCAGTCCCGT CTCAAAGAAAATGAACGGCACCCTGGACCACCCAGACCAACCAGATCTTGATGCTATCAAGATGTTTGTGGGCCAGGTTCCAAGGACCTGGTCTGAAAAGGACTTGCGGGAACTCTTCGAACAGTATGGTGCTGTATATGAAATCAACGTCCTAAGGGATAGGAGCCAAAACCCTCCTCAGAGCAAAG GGTGCTGTTTTGTTACATTTTACACCCGTAAAGCTGCATTAGAAGCTCAGAATGCTCTTCACAACATGAAAGTCCTCCCAGGG atgCATCACCCTATACAGATGAAACCTGCTGACAGTGAGAAGAACAATG CAGTGGAAGACAGGAAGCTGTTTATTGGTATGATTTCCAAGAAGTGCACTGAAAATGACATCCGAGTCATGTTCTCTTCGTTTGGACAGATTGAAGAATGCCGGATATTGCGGGGACCTGATGGCCTGAGCCGAG GTTGTGCATTTGTGACTTTTACAACAAGAGCCATGGCACAGACGGCTATCAAGGCAATGCACCAAGCACAGACCATGGAG GGTTGCTCATCACCCATGGTGGTAAAATTTGCTGATACACAGAAGGACAAAGAACAGAAGAGAATGGCCCAGCAGCTCCAGCAGCAGATGCAGCAAATCAGCGCAGCATCTGTGTGGGGAAACCTTGCTGGTCTAAATACTCTTGGACCCCAGTATTTAGCA CTCCTTCAGCAGACTGCCTCCTCTGGGAACCTCAACACCCTGAGCAGCCTCCACCCAATGGGAG GGTTGAATGCAATGCAGTTACAGAATTTGGCTGCACTAGCTGCTGCAGCTAGTGCAGCTCAGAACACACCAAGTGGTACCAATGCTCTCACTACATCCAGCAGTCCCCTCAGCGTGCTCACTAGTTCAG GGTCCTCACCTAGCTCTAGCAGCAGTAATTCTGTCAACCCCATAGCCTCACTTGGAGCCCTGCAGACATTAGCTGGAGCAACGGCTGGCCTCAATGTTGGCTCTTTGGCAG GAATGGCTGCTTTAAATGGTGGCCTGGGCAGCAGTGGCCTTTCCAATGGCACCGGGAGCACCATGGAGGCCCTCACTCAGGCCTACTCGGGTATCCAGCAATATGCTGCTGCTGCGCTCCCCACTCTGTACAACCAGAATCTTCTGACACAGCAGAGTATTGGTGCTGCTGGAAGCCAGAAGGAAG GTCCAGAGGGAGCCAACCTGTTCATCTACCACCTGCCCCAGGAGTTTGGTGATCAGGACCTGCTGCAGATGTTTATGCCCTTTGGGAATGTCGTGTCTGCCAAGGTTTTCATAGACAAGCAGACAAACCTGAGCAAGTGTTTTG GTTTTGTAAGTTACGACAATCCTGTTTCGGCCCAAGCTGCCATCCAGTCCATGAACGGCTTTCAGATTGGCATGAAGCGGCTTAAAGTGCAGCTCAAACGTTCGAAGAATGACAGCAAGCCCTACTGA
- the CELF1 gene encoding CUGBP Elav-like family member 1 isoform X3, with product MAAFKLDFLPEMMVDHCSLNSSPVSKKMNGTLDHPDQPDLDAIKMFVGQVPRTWSEKDLRELFEQYGAVYEINVLRDRSQNPPQSKGCCFVTFYTRKAALEAQNALHNMKVLPGMHHPIQMKPADSEKNNAVEDRKLFIGMISKKCTENDIRVMFSSFGQIEECRILRGPDGLSRGCAFVTFTTRAMAQTAIKAMHQAQTMEGCSSPMVVKFADTQKDKEQKRMAQQLQQQMQQISAASVWGNLAGLNTLGPQYLALLQQTASSGNLNTLSSLHPMGGLNAMQLQNLAALAAAASAAQNTPSGTNALTTSSSPLSVLTSSAGSSPSSSSSNSVNPIASLGALQTLAGATAGLNVGSLAGMAALNGGLGSSGLSNGTGSTMEALTQAYSGIQQYAAAALPTLYNQNLLTQQSIGAAGSQKEGPEGANLFIYHLPQEFGDQDLLQMFMPFGNVVSAKVFIDKQTNLSKCFGFVSYDNPVSAQAAIQSMNGFQIGMKRLKVQLKRSKNDSKPY from the exons ATGGCTGCGTTTAAGTTGGATTTCCTTCCAGAAATGATGGTGGATCATTGCTCTTTGAATTCCAGTCCCGT CTCAAAGAAAATGAACGGCACCCTGGACCACCCAGACCAACCAGATCTTGATGCTATCAAGATGTTTGTGGGCCAGGTTCCAAGGACCTGGTCTGAAAAGGACTTGCGGGAACTCTTCGAACAGTATGGTGCTGTATATGAAATCAACGTCCTAAGGGATAGGAGCCAAAACCCTCCTCAGAGCAAAG GGTGCTGTTTTGTTACATTTTACACCCGTAAAGCTGCATTAGAAGCTCAGAATGCTCTTCACAACATGAAAGTCCTCCCAGGG atgCATCACCCTATACAGATGAAACCTGCTGACAGTGAGAAGAACAATG CAGTGGAAGACAGGAAGCTGTTTATTGGTATGATTTCCAAGAAGTGCACTGAAAATGACATCCGAGTCATGTTCTCTTCGTTTGGACAGATTGAAGAATGCCGGATATTGCGGGGACCTGATGGCCTGAGCCGAG GTTGTGCATTTGTGACTTTTACAACAAGAGCCATGGCACAGACGGCTATCAAGGCAATGCACCAAGCACAGACCATGGAG GGTTGCTCATCACCCATGGTGGTAAAATTTGCTGATACACAGAAGGACAAAGAACAGAAGAGAATGGCCCAGCAGCTCCAGCAGCAGATGCAGCAAATCAGCGCAGCATCTGTGTGGGGAAACCTTGCTGGTCTAAATACTCTTGGACCCCAGTATTTAGCA CTCCTTCAGCAGACTGCCTCCTCTGGGAACCTCAACACCCTGAGCAGCCTCCACCCAATGGGAG GGTTGAATGCAATGCAGTTACAGAATTTGGCTGCACTAGCTGCTGCAGCTAGTGCAGCTCAGAACACACCAAGTGGTACCAATGCTCTCACTACATCCAGCAGTCCCCTCAGCGTGCTCACTAGTTCAG CAGGGTCCTCACCTAGCTCTAGCAGCAGTAATTCTGTCAACCCCATAGCCTCACTTGGAGCCCTGCAGACATTAGCTGGAGCAACGGCTGGCCTCAATGTTGGCTCTTTGGCAG GAATGGCTGCTTTAAATGGTGGCCTGGGCAGCAGTGGCCTTTCCAATGGCACCGGGAGCACCATGGAGGCCCTCACTCAGGCCTACTCGGGTATCCAGCAATATGCTGCTGCTGCGCTCCCCACTCTGTACAACCAGAATCTTCTGACACAGCAGAGTATTGGTGCTGCTGGAAGCCAGAAGGAAG GTCCAGAGGGAGCCAACCTGTTCATCTACCACCTGCCCCAGGAGTTTGGTGATCAGGACCTGCTGCAGATGTTTATGCCCTTTGGGAATGTCGTGTCTGCCAAGGTTTTCATAGACAAGCAGACAAACCTGAGCAAGTGTTTTG GTTTTGTAAGTTACGACAATCCTGTTTCGGCCCAAGCTGCCATCCAGTCCATGAACGGCTTTCAGATTGGCATGAAGCGGCTTAAAGTGCAGCTCAAACGTTCGAAGAATGACAGCAAGCCCTACTGA
- the CELF1 gene encoding CUGBP Elav-like family member 1 isoform X5 — MNGTLDHPDQPDLDAIKMFVGQVPRTWSEKDLRELFEQYGAVYEINVLRDRSQNPPQSKGCCFVTFYTRKAALEAQNALHNMKVLPGMHHPIQMKPADSEKNNAVEDRKLFIGMISKKCTENDIRVMFSSFGQIEECRILRGPDGLSRGCAFVTFTTRAMAQTAIKAMHQAQTMEGCSSPMVVKFADTQKDKEQKRMAQQLQQQMQQISAASVWGNLAGLNTLGPQYLALYLQLLQQTASSGNLNTLSSLHPMGGLNAMQLQNLAALAAAASAAQNTPSGTNALTTSSSPLSVLTSSAGSSPSSSSSNSVNPIASLGALQTLAGATAGLNVGSLAGMAALNGGLGSSGLSNGTGSTMEALTQAYSGIQQYAAAALPTLYNQNLLTQQSIGAAGSQKEGPEGANLFIYHLPQEFGDQDLLQMFMPFGNVVSAKVFIDKQTNLSKCFGFVSYDNPVSAQAAIQSMNGFQIGMKRLKVQLKRSKNDSKPY, encoded by the exons ATGAACGGCACCCTGGACCACCCAGACCAACCAGATCTTGATGCTATCAAGATGTTTGTGGGCCAGGTTCCAAGGACCTGGTCTGAAAAGGACTTGCGGGAACTCTTCGAACAGTATGGTGCTGTATATGAAATCAACGTCCTAAGGGATAGGAGCCAAAACCCTCCTCAGAGCAAAG GGTGCTGTTTTGTTACATTTTACACCCGTAAAGCTGCATTAGAAGCTCAGAATGCTCTTCACAACATGAAAGTCCTCCCAGGG atgCATCACCCTATACAGATGAAACCTGCTGACAGTGAGAAGAACAATG CAGTGGAAGACAGGAAGCTGTTTATTGGTATGATTTCCAAGAAGTGCACTGAAAATGACATCCGAGTCATGTTCTCTTCGTTTGGACAGATTGAAGAATGCCGGATATTGCGGGGACCTGATGGCCTGAGCCGAG GTTGTGCATTTGTGACTTTTACAACAAGAGCCATGGCACAGACGGCTATCAAGGCAATGCACCAAGCACAGACCATGGAG GGTTGCTCATCACCCATGGTGGTAAAATTTGCTGATACACAGAAGGACAAAGAACAGAAGAGAATGGCCCAGCAGCTCCAGCAGCAGATGCAGCAAATCAGCGCAGCATCTGTGTGGGGAAACCTTGCTGGTCTAAATACTCTTGGACCCCAGTATTTAGCA CTTTATTTGCAGCTCCTTCAGCAGACTGCCTCCTCTGGGAACCTCAACACCCTGAGCAGCCTCCACCCAATGGGAG GGTTGAATGCAATGCAGTTACAGAATTTGGCTGCACTAGCTGCTGCAGCTAGTGCAGCTCAGAACACACCAAGTGGTACCAATGCTCTCACTACATCCAGCAGTCCCCTCAGCGTGCTCACTAGTTCAG CAGGGTCCTCACCTAGCTCTAGCAGCAGTAATTCTGTCAACCCCATAGCCTCACTTGGAGCCCTGCAGACATTAGCTGGAGCAACGGCTGGCCTCAATGTTGGCTCTTTGGCAG GAATGGCTGCTTTAAATGGTGGCCTGGGCAGCAGTGGCCTTTCCAATGGCACCGGGAGCACCATGGAGGCCCTCACTCAGGCCTACTCGGGTATCCAGCAATATGCTGCTGCTGCGCTCCCCACTCTGTACAACCAGAATCTTCTGACACAGCAGAGTATTGGTGCTGCTGGAAGCCAGAAGGAAG GTCCAGAGGGAGCCAACCTGTTCATCTACCACCTGCCCCAGGAGTTTGGTGATCAGGACCTGCTGCAGATGTTTATGCCCTTTGGGAATGTCGTGTCTGCCAAGGTTTTCATAGACAAGCAGACAAACCTGAGCAAGTGTTTTG GTTTTGTAAGTTACGACAATCCTGTTTCGGCCCAAGCTGCCATCCAGTCCATGAACGGCTTTCAGATTGGCATGAAGCGGCTTAAAGTGCAGCTCAAACGTTCGAAGAATGACAGCAAGCCCTACTGA